The sequence below is a genomic window from Candidatus Hadarchaeales archaeon.
GCCAAGTAAAAACTTTTTATTTTGTTTTTGCAGTTAAAGTAGGGGTTATCGTGCAAAAGGCCAGAATAAAGCTTAGCAGTACAGATGTGGCAAAGCTAACCGAAGTTTGCAACCAAATAGTTGAAATAGCGGAAAAGGTGGGCGTGGAATACTCCGGTCCAATTCCCCTTCCGACTAAGAAAATAAAGATAATCACGAGAAAATCACCCGATGGAGAAGGAACAGCCACGTTCGACAGATGGGAGATGAGAATTCATAGGAGATTGATAGACATCCAAGCCGATGAAAGAGCATTGCGCCTCCTCATGCGTCTACAGATTCCAGATGAGGTTTCAATTGAGGTAAAGCTCTGATTTTGGTTTTTCACTGGCCAGTTATGTATTTCTCAAGTTCGTGGGGCTCTGGAACCGAGATGTTTAGTTTTTCAAAATAGTGGGAAATGTTAAGGATGTCTCTTCTCAGGTACTCGAGTGCCATCGAGCTTTGGATGTCTATCGCCATTGAAAAATCTATGAGATATGGCTCCGGTGTTATGAGTATGTTGTACTCGCTCAGATCGGCATGCACGAGACCAGCTTTCTGGTAAAGTAGTCTCATGTCTTCCAGAATGCTGTTGAAAGCCTCCTTTGGGTTTTCTGGTGTCATGTCTTTCATCCTAGGGTAGGGTATACCGTTTTCTCCTAGGAATTCCATAACCAAGATGTTTTTCTCATGGTCTACGGGTCTTGGAACATGAACGCCTGCTTCATACGCTCTCTGCAGATTTTTGAATTCTCTAGAGGTCCACGCGAAGATTATTCTTCTCCGTTCGTGCGGAACTCTTGAATATCTTGGATCAGCCAGGAGATACTTATGCATCGTTTTGAAATCAGATGTGGCAATTCTATAGATTTTTACGGCGAGAAAGTTTCCAGTGGAGTCGGAAGCGCAGAAAACGTTCGCCTCTTTGCCGGTCGAAACTGCACCGTAAACCATATCGAAGATTCCTCTATTAACCATCTTACATAGCGAAAGGAGAGTCGAATGGTCAAAAACGCCCGCCATTATTTTATAGATTTCAGAGTCTTTTTCAAGTCTCTCCGGTTTGTGTCTTCTTAGCGCGGCTAGAAAAACATCTTCTGACATCTAGGCACCGCTACTCCCATAAGCCCATCTTCTTTAACCATTCCACTTGAGTTTTCGTGTATCTAAAGACTATGTCGCCTCTCTCATCTCCCTGCACGGGCCAGGGCTTTACAACAACAACGTCTCCTTCCAAAATCCACATCCTCTTTCTCAGTCTCCCCGGTATCCGACAGTTTCTTATCTTACCATCCCTACATCTAACCCTAACTCTATCGTTTCCAAACATCTGGTCCACTATTCCAAGGACCTCGCCTTTTTCAGGTATGTACAGTCGCTCTCCTTCCTCTTCTTTTGGCATTTTTTTCACCACGATACTTATCCCATAAAAATCTGTTTACGCCGTTTAACATCGCTTGAACGCTCGCCATTATTATATCTCCGCTTATTCCTCTGGCAGTAATAATCCTTTTACCGTCCGTCAGTTTCACGGTTACATCGACTACGGCATCTGTTCCACCCGAGATCGAATCCACGTGGTACTCCAGAAGACGGATATTCGATATCCCCTCGATGAGTTTCCTGATGGCATTCATAGCGGCATCGACTGGACCCACTCCTACTCCAGATTCGATCATTTCTTTGTCTCTGAATCTTACTTTGACGGAGGACGTCGGAGTGATTTTGTTTCCACTCACCACTGTCAGTTCTTCAAGTTTTATCGTCTCCTCGAATTCTTTACCCATCACGGAATCGATTATGGCTCGAAGCTCTGAGTCCGTTACTACTTTTCCTTGGTCGCCGAGCCACTTTACCTGTTTAAAAATTTCCGTGACTTGCTCTTTGTTCGGACGGAATCCCAGTTTTCTCAGCTCCATCTCGATGGCATGTCTTCCGATATGTTTTCCGAAAACGATTCTTCTCCTTTGTCCGATGTCTTCTGGCGCAAGAGGCTCATATGTCTTTGGGCTGCGAAGAACCCCATGCACGTGAATTCCAGCTTCGTGGGCAAATGCGTTCTCCCCGACAAGCGGTTTTGTTGGAGAAAGAGGTATTCCGGTCAAACTTTCGACAAGCTTGGAAACAGAATAAAGTTTCTTCATTTTTATTCGAAGCTTATACTTCTGGAGGTAAACAAGAGCTGAGACAACCTCCTCCAGCGCAGCGTTTCCTCCTCTTTCACCCAATCCGTTGATGGTTACGTGAACTTCGGTCGCGCCACCTTCAACCGCAGAAATCGTGTTCGCCGTGGCCATTCCAAAATCATTATGACAGTGGGCAGCCAGAGGCACGTTTACAATTTTTGCGAACTTTGAATAGAACTCGCGCGCTCTTGCCGGTGTCAGAATACCCACTGTGTCGCAAAGACAAATTCTGTGAACTCGATGCTCTAGACCAAGCGCCACGAGTTCTCTCACGAAATTTTCATCAGCTCTTGTTGCATCTTCGAGTGAGAATTCGACTTTTAAACCATGCTTTATCGCGTAGTCCATGGCTTGTGCTGCCATTTTCTTTATTTCCTGTCTAGACTTTTCGAGCCGTAACTTTAGATGAATATCAGAGGCAGGAACTACCAGATGTATGCTGTCGACATCCGCAGCAATCGCAGCATCGATATCTTCTTTCATAGCTCTCGTAAATGTGCAGATTTCGGCGCTTAATCCCAGCTTTGATATCTCCTTGATGGCTTTTCTCTCGCCCTCAGAGGTTGCAACAGATCCCGCTTCGATGATATCGACTCCGAGATCGTCGAGAGCGCGAGCAATTTTTATTTTCTCCTCTGGGGTCAAAGCCACGCCTGGTGTCTGCTCCCCATCTCTCAGAGTTGTGTCGAGAATCAGCACTCTGCCGCTCATGCTCCCAATATATTAAAAATGGCGCGATATATTAAACAGAGGTCATGGTCATGGAAAGAGAGATCTTTATTAGCAGTCTTATGAGGGAAATGCGAAAAAATCTGAATCTCCCAAAGAGAGTTAGGATTTTTGATACTACTCTCAGGGATGGTGAGCAAACTCCAGGAGTCTCGCTCACTCCCGAGCAGAAGCTGATAATAGCGAGGCAACTTGATAAGCTCGGTGTTGATGTTATCGAAGCTGGAATGCCTGTTGTATCAGAGGGGGAGAAAAGGGCTGTGAAAATGATTGCAGGCAACGGTCTACAGGCGGAAATATGTGCCTTAGCGAGATGCACGAAGGAAGATATAGACGCTGCTCTCGATTGCGATGTCGATAGTGTACATATTTTCATCGCGACTTCTGATATTCATCTTAAGCACAAGCTAAAACTCACGAGAGCTCAAGCGCTGGAGAAGGCGATAGAGCATGTCGAATATGCAAAAAAACACGGGGTGATTGTGGAGTTTTCTGCCGAGGATGCGACGAGGAGTGATTTAGAATATCTTAAGAAAGTTTATAAGGCAGTTGAAGAGGTCGGAGCGGATAGAATAAATGTTCCAGATACCGTGGGCGTGGCAACACCGCGCGTGATGTTCCACCTAATCCAAGAGATTACAAAAGCGGTAAAAATACCCGTAAGTGTTCACTGCCATAATGATCTGGGACTAGCTGTTGCGAATTCTTTGGCCGGCGTGGAGGCGGGAGCCGAACAGGTTCACGTGACAGTAAACGGACTCGGAGAAAGAGCTGGAAATGCTTCTCTCGAAGAAGTTGTCATTGCTATGAGGATGTTCTACGGAATAAAACCACGCATTAAAACGAAGCTGCTTGTGGAGACGTCCGAGCTTGTTGAGAGAATCACGGGAATGCAAGTTCCTCCAAACAAACCAGTTGTTGGCGAGAATGCTTTCGCTCACGAATCGGGCATACATGTTCATGGTGTGCTTCAGTTTCCGGGGACATATGAACCGCTCTCGCCCGAGCTTGTGGGGCACAGACGTAGGCTGGTTCTTGGAAAACACGCCGGTAGTCGCTCTGTCGCGGCCTGCTTGCGAGATCTGGGAATCAAAGTAACGAAACAGCAGTTGAGGGAAGTCACGAGAAAAGTCAAAGAGCTCGGAGATAAGGGGAAAAAAGTGACCTTGGCGGATTTGCGTGCGATAGCTGAAAGTGTGGTCGGTTCGCTTCCACCGGAGGAAAAGGTCGTGGAGTTGAAAGAGATAACTGTTACAACAGGAAACACGATAACTCCGACGGCTTCCGTTAGGTTGAGGATAAAGGATGAAGAAAAAATCGGTGCCTCAACCGGTGTAGGTCCAGTCGATGCCGCTATTGGAGCGATCAGAAAAGCGATTGGTGAAATATCCTCTCTCCGCTTAAAAGAATATCATCTGGATGCGATCACCGGTGGGAGTGATGCGTTGGCGGAGGTCACTGTCAAACTGGAAGACGAAAAAGGAAACATTTATGTCGCCAAAGGGATCCGCGAAGATGTAGTGTTGGCCAGCGTAGACGCGATGATAAATGGAATTAACCTCTGGTTTAGGGAGAGAAGACCTTCCTGATATTGCACAAAATTGTGCAATAAAGTATTAAATAGTGCATTAAAGAAACTATTCTGATGCAAAAACAAGTCGAGAAACTGGAAAAAATTGCAAGGGAAATCGGAACACCCTGTATACTTCCGGTTTCAATAAAAATAAGTGGATGTAAGGATCCAGCCGAGATTTATTTCAGAATAAGATCTCTCTATCATCCTTCATTTCTTTTTGAATCCTCCGGAGGTCCAATCAAGATAGGGCGATATTCTGTGATAGGCTTTGATCCAATTTTTCATTTCTGTGTTGAGGGAAAAACTAGAAGAGCGATCTTGAAAGGTGAAATCTTCGGTCGGTCGGCCGGAGATGCGGATTCCTTGGAGATTCTAAAGAAAGTTGCAGGTGTTGATGAAGTCAAAACACCACATGTAACTCCACAATATCTTCTAGCATTTTTCGGCTGTGTCGGTTACGATTACGTGCGCGAGATGGTTCCGCTACCTGAAAACGCGGTCGATGATCTGGCCCACCCAATGTTGGAATTCATCCTTCCTTCCAAAATCATGATTTTCGATCATCTTCGTTCTAAAACGACTTTTGCCTGCCTACTTCCGATTTCTGACGTTAGGGAAATTAGAAACAAGACAGATGAGGCCAGAAAAGCGATTTCTAGGATGGTTGCTATCCTCGGGAAAAAACCCAGAGAAGACAACACAGTGAAGCATGAGCGCTCAAACATTTCAAGACGGGACTTTGAGAGGAAGGTGGAAAGGGCTAAAGAATATATACGCGCCGGGGATGTTATTCAGGTTGTTCTTTCCAGAAGAATCGAGATTCGCCCAGCTCCGGATCCGGAGAACTTTTACTGGAAGCTGAGGTCTATCAATCCTTCGCCCTATATGTTTTTCTTAGATTTTCCGAAAAGAGTTTTGATAGGTTCAAGTCCAGAGCTTCTCGTGAAGGTAGATGACGGAAAAGTTGTGACGAGACCGATAGCCGGAACTAGGAGGAGAGGCGACGAAGGCACGGATGTGGAACTCGAGAGAGATCTGCTGAGCAGCGAAAAAGAAAGGGCGGAGCATGTTATGCTGGTAGATCTCGGCCGCAACGACTTGGGCAAGGTTTGCACGTTTGGATCGGTTATGGTTGAGGAATTTATGAAGGTTGAGAAATACAGTCATGTTCAACATCTTGTGAGCACGGTCAGCGGGCAGTTGCGTCCAGACAAAGATTCCTTCGATGCTTTAAGAGCAACATTTCCGGCAGGCACCGTTACCGGGGCACCAAAAGTCAGAGCAATGGAAATCATCGAAGAGCTAGAGCCGACTAGGAGAGGGCTCTATGCTGGCGCAGTAGGATGCTTCAGTTATCAAAGGGAGGCAGATTTCGCAATCACGATAAGGGCAATGGTGATTCAGAATGGCACAGGATATATACAGGTTGGAGCCGGAATAGTGGCTGACTCGGTCGCTTGGAAGGAATATTACGAAACGGAGAATAAAGCGAGAGCACTTCTGGCTGCTGCAGGGGTGAGGTCATGAGAATAGTGGTCATAGACAACATAGATTCCTTTGTCTACAATTTGGTTCATTATGTGGGGGAGCTTGGCGCAGAACCCGTGGTCTTCACAAAGGATGCAAATCTCATGGAAATCGAGCGTGCGAAACCCGATGGCATAATAATCTCTCCAGGTCCCGGTAGACCGGAAAATGCTGGAGTTTCCGTCACCGTTGTCAAAAAGTTTGCTGGTCGCGTACCCATTCTTGGCGTCTGTCTTGGTCATCAGGTTATAGGCCACGTCTTTGGGGCAAAGATCGTGCAGGCGAAGCGCCTAATGCATGGAAAGACTTCCAAAATAAGATATAGACATTGCGAAATTTTCAAAGGTTTACCCAACCCGTTTGAAGCTACGCGATATCATTCACTTGCGATAGACGCTTCAACTCTGCCAGAGGAACTGGAACTCATAGCTTGGACGGATGACAGCGAAAAGGAAGTGATGGCTGTAAAACACATAGAATTTCCAGTTTTTGGTGTGCAGTTTCATCCAGAGTCCATTCTGACGAAAGATGGCAAGAAGATTATCAAGAATTTTCTGGAGGTAGTCAGATGATTGTGGAAGAGGCGATCAAGAAACTCGTTCAAGGTCGGAATTTAACGTCCGAAGAGGCCGAGGGCGCAATGATGGAAATAATGTCTGGTGAGGTTTCACATACTAAAATCGCAGCTTTTCTGACCGCTTTAAGGATGAAAGGAGAAACAGTTGGTGAAATAGTTGCTTTTGCCAGAGTCATGAGAAATCTATGCGAGAAAGTTAGACCGAATGTTGACGGCAAACTTGTGGACACCTGCGGAACGGGTGGGGATAAACTCAAAACCTTTAACATAAGCACGGCAGCCATGTTTGTTGCGGCAGGTGCTGGTATACCGATTGCAAAGCATGGAAATCGGTCTGTGACGAGCAAGGCTGGCAGCGCGGATGTTCTGGAGGCTCTCGGTGTCAAC
It includes:
- a CDS encoding serine protein kinase RIO; the encoded protein is MSEDVFLAALRRHKPERLEKDSEIYKIMAGVFDHSTLLSLCKMVNRGIFDMVYGAVSTGKEANVFCASDSTGNFLAVKIYRIATSDFKTMHKYLLADPRYSRVPHERRRIIFAWTSREFKNLQRAYEAGVHVPRPVDHEKNILVMEFLGENGIPYPRMKDMTPENPKEAFNSILEDMRLLYQKAGLVHADLSEYNILITPEPYLIDFSMAIDIQSSMALEYLRRDILNISHYFEKLNISVPEPHELEKYITGQ
- a CDS encoding aminodeoxychorismate/anthranilate synthase component II, with the protein product MRIVVIDNIDSFVYNLVHYVGELGAEPVVFTKDANLMEIERAKPDGIIISPGPGRPENAGVSVTVVKKFAGRVPILGVCLGHQVIGHVFGAKIVQAKRLMHGKTSKIRYRHCEIFKGLPNPFEATRYHSLAIDASTLPEELELIAWTDDSEKEVMAVKHIEFPVFGVQFHPESILTKDGKKIIKNFLEVVR
- a CDS encoding anthranilate synthase component I family protein; translation: MQKQVEKLEKIAREIGTPCILPVSIKISGCKDPAEIYFRIRSLYHPSFLFESSGGPIKIGRYSVIGFDPIFHFCVEGKTRRAILKGEIFGRSAGDADSLEILKKVAGVDEVKTPHVTPQYLLAFFGCVGYDYVREMVPLPENAVDDLAHPMLEFILPSKIMIFDHLRSKTTFACLLPISDVREIRNKTDEARKAISRMVAILGKKPREDNTVKHERSNISRRDFERKVERAKEYIRAGDVIQVVLSRRIEIRPAPDPENFYWKLRSINPSPYMFFLDFPKRVLIGSSPELLVKVDDGKVVTRPIAGTRRRGDEGTDVELERDLLSSEKERAEHVMLVDLGRNDLGKVCTFGSVMVEEFMKVEKYSHVQHLVSTVSGQLRPDKDSFDALRATFPAGTVTGAPKVRAMEIIEELEPTRRGLYAGAVGCFSYQREADFAITIRAMVIQNGTGYIQVGAGIVADSVAWKEYYETENKARALLAAAGVRS
- the rpsJ gene encoding 30S ribosomal protein S10, giving the protein MQKARIKLSSTDVAKLTEVCNQIVEIAEKVGVEYSGPIPLPTKKIKIITRKSPDGEGTATFDRWEMRIHRRLIDIQADERALRLLMRLQIPDEVSIEVKL
- the eif1A gene encoding translation initiation factor eIF-1A, which translates into the protein MPKEEEGERLYIPEKGEVLGIVDQMFGNDRVRVRCRDGKIRNCRIPGRLRKRMWILEGDVVVVKPWPVQGDERGDIVFRYTKTQVEWLKKMGLWE
- a CDS encoding 2-isopropylmalate synthase, which encodes MEREIFISSLMREMRKNLNLPKRVRIFDTTLRDGEQTPGVSLTPEQKLIIARQLDKLGVDVIEAGMPVVSEGEKRAVKMIAGNGLQAEICALARCTKEDIDAALDCDVDSVHIFIATSDIHLKHKLKLTRAQALEKAIEHVEYAKKHGVIVEFSAEDATRSDLEYLKKVYKAVEEVGADRINVPDTVGVATPRVMFHLIQEITKAVKIPVSVHCHNDLGLAVANSLAGVEAGAEQVHVTVNGLGERAGNASLEEVVIAMRMFYGIKPRIKTKLLVETSELVERITGMQVPPNKPVVGENAFAHESGIHVHGVLQFPGTYEPLSPELVGHRRRLVLGKHAGSRSVAACLRDLGIKVTKQQLREVTRKVKELGDKGKKVTLADLRAIAESVVGSLPPEEKVVELKEITVTTGNTITPTASVRLRIKDEEKIGASTGVGPVDAAIGAIRKAIGEISSLRLKEYHLDAITGGSDALAEVTVKLEDEKGNIYVAKGIREDVVLASVDAMINGINLWFRERRPS
- a CDS encoding 2-isopropylmalate synthase, encoding MSGRVLILDTTLRDGEQTPGVALTPEEKIKIARALDDLGVDIIEAGSVATSEGERKAIKEISKLGLSAEICTFTRAMKEDIDAAIAADVDSIHLVVPASDIHLKLRLEKSRQEIKKMAAQAMDYAIKHGLKVEFSLEDATRADENFVRELVALGLEHRVHRICLCDTVGILTPARAREFYSKFAKIVNVPLAAHCHNDFGMATANTISAVEGGATEVHVTINGLGERGGNAALEEVVSALVYLQKYKLRIKMKKLYSVSKLVESLTGIPLSPTKPLVGENAFAHEAGIHVHGVLRSPKTYEPLAPEDIGQRRRIVFGKHIGRHAIEMELRKLGFRPNKEQVTEIFKQVKWLGDQGKVVTDSELRAIIDSVMGKEFEETIKLEELTVVSGNKITPTSSVKVRFRDKEMIESGVGVGPVDAAMNAIRKLIEGISNIRLLEYHVDSISGGTDAVVDVTVKLTDGKRIITARGISGDIIMASVQAMLNGVNRFLWDKYRGEKNAKRRGRRATVHT